Genomic window (Pseudomonas hydrolytica):
TCACGTCAAAACGGGAAGGGAAATCCACCACGCACCTCGTGCCTGTTGAAAAGGGGTCTGAAAGAAAGGCGGCAAGTATAGGGACTTCGGCCTCTTGAATGAAGCCTTCTGCACAAAAAATAGCCAATCTTCCTGGCTGATCCGTACAACCGGATCAGCCTTCCTGAACACTTCTCGCCTCGGAGCGTTCAAGCCTGCTTATAGAAAATAGAAAGAGAGAATTTTTATAAAGCTTGTTCTTTATGTTTATGTATGGTGCAAGGCAATTCTGTGGATAAGGTGCTGAGAGCCCCGTCATTGCAGGTGTACAGCGGATGATAAGCCTGTGCCGTTCCTGCTCGGTTCCGCTGGGAAAGCTGCTGAACCACTGTGGATGGAAGTACCAGTTGTCCACAGGGGGATTTACGCCCAGCTTTGTCAGAGGCTTATGAGCAGGGCTCAGGGGCGGTTTTCCACAGGGTTTATCTGGGCGTTGAATAAGTCGAAAACAGCTTCATGTGCTGCAGGCGAACGCCCGTAGCCCGGATGAAATCCAGGATATCGATTGAGGTTCATCGGGGAATGTGACGCGCCAAGGAACGAAGGCGCGCCTTGTTCGTGCGCGCGGCGCTTGTCTTGCGACTCAGCGGTTTTCTATTTGCCGATGCAGAAGCTGGAGAAGATTCGCCCCAGCAGGTCGTCGCTGCTGAAGGCGCCGGTGATCTCGCCCAGGGCCTGTTGGGCCATGCGCAGGTCCTCGGCCAGCAGCTCGCCGGCGCCCATCAGGGTGAGCTGGTTGCGGCCGTGCTCGAGGTACTGCTCGGCCTGATGCAGCGCTTCTAGGTGGCGGCGGCGAGCGCTGAAACCGCTCTCGGCGGTCTGTTGATAACCCATGCAGGCTTTCAGGTGTTCGCGCAGCAGCTCCAGACCATCCGCCGACTTGGCCGACAGGCTGAGGGTGACATGGCCATCGGCGCTGGTTTGCAACGTGACCGCCTCGCCGGACAGGTCGGCCTTGTTGCGGATCAGGGTGACCCGCGCCGGGTCCGGGCGCTGTTCGAGGAACTCCGGCCACAAGGCGAAGGGATCGGCCGCTTCCGGCGCGGTGGAGTCCACCACCAGCAACACCCGGTCGGCCTCGCCGATAGCCTTGAGCGCGCGCTCCACACCGATGCGCTCGACCTGGTCGTCGGTGTCGCGCAGGCCGGCGGTGTCGACCACGTGCAGCGGCATGCCGTCGATGTGGATATGTTCACGCAGCACATCGCGGGTGGTGCCGGCGATATCGGTGACGATGGCTGCTTCGCGCCCAGCCAGGGCATTGAGCAGACTGGACTTGCCGGCATTGGGCCGGCCGGCGATGACCACCGTCATGCCGTCGCGCAGCAGGGCACCCTGGCCGGCTTCGCGCAGCACTGTGGATAAGTCGG
Coding sequences:
- the mnmE gene encoding tRNA uridine-5-carboxymethylaminomethyl(34) synthesis GTPase MnmE, with product MNHARDTIAAVATAQGRGGVGIVRVSGPLAGQLAQGICRRELKPRFAHHGPFYGTNELTLDEGLAIYFPGPNSFTGEDVLELQGHGGPVVLDLLLRRCLELGARLARPGEFSERAFLNDKLDLAQAEAIADLIEASSEQAARNALRSLQGEFSRRVHALTESLIQLRIYVEAAIDFPEEEIDFLADGHVLSQLDSVRADLSTVLREAGQGALLRDGMTVVIAGRPNAGKSSLLNALAGREAAIVTDIAGTTRDVLREHIHIDGMPLHVVDTAGLRDTDDQVERIGVERALKAIGEADRVLLVVDSTAPEAADPFALWPEFLEQRPDPARVTLIRNKADLSGEAVTLQTSADGHVTLSLSAKSADGLELLREHLKACMGYQQTAESGFSARRRHLEALHQAEQYLEHGRNQLTLMGAGELLAEDLRMAQQALGEITGAFSSDDLLGRIFSSFCIGK